The Brachyspira hyodysenteriae ATCC 27164 genome includes a window with the following:
- a CDS encoding basic amino acid ABC transporter substrate-binding protein, producing the protein MKNIIIFILLIFITACNNSSNTNISENTNETDSITNNIYSNKTLRVGIYLYDYPMLYVSNDNINGFDYDIINSIANEENLKLEFVPIQFSELIPALQTNYIDLIIAGMSITEERKQLVNFSDKYCSSGQGIILNKENDEIKVNDDLIGKTVGVIKGTISDNIISEVEGVNVERFDVASSALLSLKVNKIDAVMLDTITCEDYVKFDNTIKLAENISFKLMDYAIAVRKDDDILLQTINRGLHAIMSNGVYQKLVDKHL; encoded by the coding sequence ATGAAAAACATTATTATTTTTATATTATTAATCTTTATTACTGCCTGTAATAATTCTTCAAATACAAATATATCTGAAAATACTAATGAAACAGATAGCATCACAAATAATATTTATTCCAACAAAACATTAAGAGTAGGAATATATCTTTATGATTATCCAATGCTTTATGTAAGTAATGATAATATAAATGGTTTTGATTATGATATAATAAATTCAATAGCCAATGAAGAAAATTTAAAACTAGAATTTGTACCGATTCAATTTTCAGAATTAATACCAGCATTACAGACAAATTATATAGACCTGATTATTGCCGGTATGAGCATAACAGAAGAGAGGAAACAGCTTGTAAATTTCTCCGATAAGTATTGCAGCTCCGGACAAGGTATTATACTAAATAAAGAAAATGATGAAATAAAAGTCAATGATGATTTAATAGGAAAAACTGTGGGAGTTATAAAGGGTACTATATCAGACAATATTATATCTGAAGTAGAAGGAGTTAATGTAGAAAGATTTGATGTTGCAAGCAGTGCTTTACTTTCATTAAAAGTAAATAAAATAGATGCTGTTATGCTCGATACAATTACTTGCGAAGACTATGTAAAATTTGATAATACTATAAAATTGGCTGAAAATATATCATTTAAGTTAATGGATTATGCAATAGCTGTGAGAAAAGATGATGATATTTTGCTTCAAACAATTAATAGAGGACTTCATGCTATAATGTCTAATGGTGTATATCAAAAATTAGTTGATAAACATTTATAA
- a CDS encoding uracil-DNA glycosylase family protein, which translates to MNIEKHLFDDINFFPNKMKILILGTFPVPLYSNIEKFEKLSKEEQNNAWYYSSKRSEFWKIIADSFDIDYKNSNDFLFNKTKKKKLFEENKIGIADVFSKCKRKNENSARDTDLIILEYNNILKNLITDENNYKYLNLIIFTSRFTENNFFKIINDIKYNIEESKEVYEYYNNGINEKSISIEIINALKERYLHTNASRKIKLATITLKISPIKGVSLYSTKKELYKYYLKNE; encoded by the coding sequence ATGAATATTGAAAAACATTTATTTGATGATATAAATTTCTTTCCTAATAAAATGAAAATTTTGATATTAGGTACTTTCCCTGTTCCATTATATTCTAATATAGAAAAGTTTGAAAAATTAAGTAAAGAAGAACAAAATAATGCTTGGTATTATTCAAGTAAAAGAAGCGAGTTTTGGAAAATAATTGCTGATAGTTTTGATATAGATTATAAAAACTCAAATGATTTTCTTTTTAATAAAACTAAGAAGAAAAAACTTTTTGAAGAAAATAAAATAGGTATAGCAGATGTGTTTTCAAAATGCAAAAGAAAAAATGAAAATAGTGCAAGAGACACTGATTTAATAATACTTGAATATAATAATATACTTAAGAATCTTATTACAGATGAAAATAATTATAAATATTTAAACCTTATAATATTTACAAGCCGTTTTACAGAAAATAACTTTTTTAAAATAATTAATGATATTAAATATAATATTGAAGAAAGCAAAGAAGTTTATGAATATTACAATAATGGAATAAATGAAAAATCTATAAGTATTGAAATAATCAATGCTTTAAAAGAAAGATATTTACATACCAATGCTTCAAGAAAGATTAAATTGGCTACTATAACACTAAAAATAAGTCCGATAAAAGGAGTAAGCTTATACTCTACAAAAAAAGAGCTTTATAAATATTATTTAAAAAATGAATAA
- a CDS encoding MgtC/SapB family protein encodes MFIEYINHALGDFSILEITTRILVAYIMGIFIGWEREQHKKPIGSRTTSIVCMGAALLSCYEDVFARAVILENAELIKLGTDALSKVPDYNRISAQIVSGIGFLGAGMIIQNRGKLHGITTAAIVWVTACIGIVIGSGQWVLSTIGCICIFLSTSIYRFFIPYYISNKKRSIVYLIEHSSKIDFETELGEYGIRFINLEIVGWKESKENNDKNTPNIISKIRIFVPQLDFKNIENIFKSLNVKPLKMLRNMREKIDFDSIE; translated from the coding sequence ATGTTTATAGAATACATTAATCATGCATTAGGGGACTTTAGTATTTTAGAAATAACAACAAGAATATTAGTAGCATATATTATGGGTATATTTATAGGCTGGGAAAGAGAACAGCATAAAAAACCTATAGGAAGCAGAACTACAAGCATTGTTTGTATGGGAGCTGCTCTTCTATCTTGTTATGAAGATGTATTTGCACGTGCTGTAATATTGGAGAATGCAGAACTTATTAAATTAGGAACAGACGCTTTAAGTAAAGTACCTGATTATAATAGAATATCAGCTCAAATAGTTTCCGGAATTGGTTTTTTAGGTGCAGGAATGATTATACAAAACAGAGGTAAACTGCATGGTATAACAACTGCTGCTATAGTATGGGTTACTGCATGTATAGGAATAGTTATAGGTTCAGGACAATGGGTATTATCTACTATAGGATGTATATGTATATTTTTAAGCACTTCCATTTATAGATTTTTTATACCATATTATATATCTAATAAGAAAAGATCTATAGTATACTTAATCGAACATTCTTCTAAAATAGATTTTGAAACTGAATTAGGCGAATATGGAATAAGATTTATTAATTTAGAGATAGTTGGCTGGAAGGAAAGTAAGGAAAATAATGATAAAAATACTCCTAATATCATAAGCAAAATAAGAATATTCGTGCCGCAATTAGATTTTAAAAATATAGAAAATATTTTTAAAAGTTTAAATGTAAAACCTTTAAAAATGCTGCGTAATATGAGGGAAAAAATTGATTTTGACAGTATTGAATAA
- a CDS encoding Imm17 family immunity protein: MESLINYIKRFPYLFAILIGLLFILAAIFKWNWLLNNNSSNFMISIYEMFGEIGVRILTGILGAVIIISSIIIWIIRK; encoded by the coding sequence ATGGAGAGTTTAATAAATTATATAAAAAGATTTCCCTATTTATTTGCAATATTAATAGGACTTCTATTTATTCTAGCAGCAATTTTTAAATGGAATTGGCTTTTAAACAATAATAGCTCAAATTTTATGATAAGCATATATGAAATGTTCGGTGAGATTGGAGTTAGAATACTTACTGGCATTTTAGGAGCTGTAATAATAATAAGCTCTATAATTATTTGGATAATAAGAAAATGA
- a CDS encoding PTS sugar transporter subunit IIA, which produces MKPNLILMSHGNLASTLIESAKMILGDLPDNDYDVIHLYTDNTFAQIENQLKTLLEKYEDNQILIMTDIYGGTPFNIASRFYRKNDNICLISGMNLDMVIEYFSSDLYYNTKKFIDEIISVSKDSIALYSKNESEIYADIDI; this is translated from the coding sequence ATGAAACCTAATTTAATATTAATGAGTCATGGCAATTTAGCATCCACACTTATTGAATCGGCAAAAATGATCTTAGGCGATTTACCAGATAATGATTATGATGTAATACATTTGTATACAGATAATACTTTTGCACAAATAGAAAATCAATTAAAAACATTACTAGAAAAATATGAAGATAATCAAATCTTAATAATGACAGATATATATGGCGGAACTCCTTTTAATATAGCAAGCAGATTTTATAGAAAAAATGATAATATCTGCTTAATAAGCGGAATGAATTTAGATATGGTTATTGAATATTTTTCTTCAGACCTTTATTATAATACAAAAAAGTTTATAGATGAAATCATAAGTGTTTCAAAAGACTCTATAGCATTATATTCAAAAAATGAATCTGAAATATATGCTGACATAGATATATAA
- a CDS encoding chromosome segregation SMC family protein — translation MYIKNLNLHGFKSFAIETNIEFNEGVTVVLGPNGIGKSNIVEAFLWVMGEQSASRLRIDSAKGLESVIFHGTDTRKPSSLAQVALTLDNKSRWIKKYDIDEVIVTRKYYRKGLSEYYINDEQVRLKDIVDMFLDTGLGKNAYSVIKQGTVSEIAKQKPEERRSIIENAAGISKYLERRREAAKKLEESERNLDNVKIEIKNAEKHYKSLKEQAARTEKYYNLKDEQKKINISLNVNQVKKLKITLEEQNKSLEEHTNKKSELEKELQDLDKQKQQELLKFEETRTLSIELDKQVSLIMTELTHIEKMSNQLKNQLDNAGKDKEETINRKNSLLKRIEEDKKQIAELEEEVKTIAENIEKSLKEQEAEETNIANEQNKIASLNDQISTLTNENQNATLKIADARERQLEVINKIITEIDEKKKDVMGNSFYQNIGKHESDIDIGFNNLLNAINIKMNTIKEFEEDGVLSNLNELSYNSLCSFIRNLGESLDTEKKDALFLQGIFKEYTKIKDPFVDLLFDKEGTYMQKEAIDKEIADLENFIKTNIEKIEEINNEIKIATDNINRGNSNLTTLTIERAKYETNKKASEDRKEMILKSMKMIEDEFASLNDKINRLEEEYKKLNEEYKENSINYKELEKKKSKTESESRHKANEIKKAESALSNFETSLAKRVKRLNEINENITRVGERINQSNDKIKDIYSHFYENYALNLKDFEENTQNLIDEESYKNKLNTINERIKNLGHINEMALDEYQEAKNRFEFLTKQKEDLEKSKEEILKIIADANKKAGEDFLKTFNEINKKFSETFKILFGGGNAGLKIQNEEDLLNSPIDIFAQPPGKRMENIVSYSGGELTMTGLALVFAIFLYRPSPFCILDEVDAALDGANIIRYKNMVKNLSDKTQFLIITHDEVSATIADAYYGITAEEKGVSKIFTVKVDKDGKVNGSEEKLVNQE, via the coding sequence ATGTACATAAAGAATCTTAATTTGCACGGATTCAAATCATTTGCCATAGAAACAAATATAGAGTTCAATGAAGGCGTTACTGTAGTGCTTGGTCCTAATGGAATAGGTAAAAGTAATATAGTAGAGGCTTTCCTATGGGTTATGGGCGAGCAGTCCGCAAGCAGATTAAGAATAGATAGTGCTAAAGGTCTTGAAAGTGTTATATTCCATGGTACAGATACTAGAAAACCATCATCATTGGCACAGGTAGCACTCACTTTAGATAATAAATCCAGATGGATAAAAAAATACGATATTGATGAAGTTATAGTTACACGTAAATACTATAGAAAAGGATTATCAGAATACTATATCAATGATGAACAGGTAAGATTAAAAGATATAGTTGATATGTTCTTGGATACAGGACTTGGTAAAAATGCATATTCTGTTATAAAGCAGGGTACTGTTTCTGAAATAGCAAAACAAAAACCTGAAGAGAGAAGAAGCATTATTGAAAATGCTGCAGGAATCAGTAAATATCTTGAAAGAAGAAGAGAAGCTGCTAAAAAACTAGAAGAGTCCGAAAGAAATCTTGATAATGTAAAAATAGAAATAAAAAACGCTGAAAAACATTATAAATCTTTAAAAGAACAGGCAGCAAGAACTGAAAAATATTATAATCTTAAAGATGAACAGAAAAAAATAAATATAAGTTTAAATGTTAATCAGGTAAAAAAATTAAAAATCACTTTAGAAGAACAGAACAAAAGCCTTGAAGAACATACAAATAAAAAATCAGAATTAGAAAAAGAACTTCAGGACTTAGATAAACAAAAACAGCAGGAACTTTTAAAATTTGAGGAAACAAGAACATTATCTATAGAGCTTGATAAACAGGTTTCTCTTATAATGACAGAGCTTACTCATATAGAGAAGATGTCTAATCAATTAAAGAATCAGCTTGATAATGCAGGTAAAGATAAAGAAGAAACTATCAATAGAAAAAATTCACTGTTAAAAAGAATAGAAGAAGATAAAAAGCAAATAGCTGAACTTGAAGAAGAAGTAAAAACCATAGCAGAAAATATAGAAAAATCTTTAAAAGAACAAGAAGCAGAAGAAACTAATATTGCAAATGAACAAAATAAAATAGCAAGCTTAAATGATCAAATATCCACTTTAACAAATGAAAATCAAAATGCCACATTAAAAATTGCAGATGCCAGAGAAAGACAATTAGAAGTTATAAATAAAATAATCACAGAAATAGATGAAAAGAAAAAAGATGTAATGGGCAACAGCTTTTATCAGAATATAGGAAAGCATGAAAGCGATATTGATATAGGATTTAATAATCTTCTAAATGCTATAAATATAAAGATGAACACCATAAAAGAATTCGAAGAAGATGGTGTATTATCTAATTTAAATGAACTTAGCTACAATTCATTATGCAGTTTTATTAGGAATTTAGGAGAGAGTTTAGATACAGAAAAAAAAGATGCATTATTTTTGCAAGGTATATTTAAAGAGTATACAAAAATAAAAGACCCTTTTGTTGATTTACTTTTCGACAAAGAAGGTACTTATATGCAAAAAGAAGCTATAGACAAAGAAATAGCCGATTTAGAAAATTTTATAAAAACTAATATAGAAAAAATTGAAGAAATAAATAATGAAATAAAAATAGCCACTGATAATATTAATAGAGGGAATTCTAATCTCACCACCCTAACAATAGAAAGAGCAAAATACGAAACCAATAAAAAAGCATCTGAAGACAGAAAAGAAATGATATTAAAAAGTATGAAGATGATAGAAGATGAATTTGCATCTCTTAATGATAAAATAAATAGATTGGAAGAAGAATATAAAAAACTTAATGAAGAATATAAAGAAAACTCTATAAACTATAAAGAATTAGAAAAGAAAAAATCAAAAACAGAAAGCGAATCAAGACATAAAGCAAATGAAATAAAAAAAGCAGAATCGGCATTATCTAATTTCGAAACTAGTTTAGCAAAAAGAGTAAAAAGACTTAATGAGATAAATGAAAATATAACAAGAGTTGGAGAGAGAATAAATCAAAGCAATGATAAAATAAAAGATATTTATAGTCATTTCTATGAAAATTATGCTCTTAACTTAAAAGACTTTGAAGAGAATACTCAAAACTTAATAGATGAAGAGTCTTATAAAAATAAACTCAATACTATTAATGAAAGAATAAAGAATCTTGGACATATAAATGAGATGGCGCTTGATGAATATCAGGAAGCTAAAAACAGATTCGAATTCCTTACAAAACAAAAAGAAGATTTGGAAAAATCAAAAGAAGAGATATTAAAAATAATAGCCGATGCCAATAAAAAAGCCGGTGAAGATTTCTTAAAAACATTCAATGAAATAAATAAAAAATTCTCAGAAACATTTAAAATATTATTCGGTGGAGGAAATGCCGGACTTAAAATACAAAATGAAGAAGATTTATTGAATAGTCCTATTGATATATTTGCTCAGCCTCCTGGAAAGAGAATGGAAAACATTGTATCATATTCAGGCGGTGAGCTTACTATGACAGGGCTTGCTTTAGTATTTGCGATATTCCTTTATCGTCCTAGTCCTTTCTGTATACTTGATGAGGTAGATGCTGCACTTGACGGAGCGAACATTATAAGATACAAAAACATGGTTAAAAACCTATCAGACAAAACTCAGTTCTTAATCATTACTCATGATGAAGTGTCTGCCACTATAGCTGATGCTTATTATGGAATAACTGCTGAAGAAAAAGGTGTTTCAAAAATATTCACTGTAAAAGTAGATAAAGACGGAAAAGTTAATGGCAGTGAAGAAAAGCTTGTAAATCAAGAATAA
- a CDS encoding transporter substrate-binding domain-containing protein codes for MKKIILIILMILSLLISCKKTSENTPIKNEISTNQYVNVGIYVYDYPFGYLSNGNIGGFDYDLMNEISKISGSNINFIPMRFEELMPALESKKIDAIIAGMTVTDERKQYLNFSDKYYTSSQAVLVKTDNESIQTEEDLIGKKVGVIKGTVADTMISAKEGIDIERFDTGSSIILSLKVGNVDAAIFDKATCDHFVMYDKSIKLADQIKYPEEDYAIAFRKEENIFLNEVNKALSQIMTNGLYNKLIEKHLGSN; via the coding sequence ATGAAAAAAATCATATTAATTATTTTAATGATTTTATCATTATTAATATCATGTAAAAAAACTTCAGAAAATACTCCCATTAAAAATGAAATTTCCACAAATCAATATGTAAATGTTGGAATATACGTTTATGATTATCCATTCGGTTATTTATCAAATGGAAATATAGGCGGATTTGATTATGATTTAATGAATGAAATATCAAAAATATCCGGATCAAATATTAACTTCATTCCTATGCGTTTTGAAGAACTTATGCCGGCTTTAGAATCCAAAAAAATAGATGCTATTATAGCAGGAATGACAGTAACAGATGAAAGAAAACAATATCTTAACTTCTCTGATAAATATTATACATCAAGCCAGGCTGTTTTGGTAAAAACTGATAATGAATCAATACAAACAGAAGAAGATTTGATAGGCAAAAAAGTCGGTGTTATAAAAGGTACTGTTGCTGATACTATGATTTCTGCAAAAGAAGGAATAGATATAGAAAGATTTGATACAGGAAGCAGTATAATACTTTCATTAAAAGTAGGAAATGTTGATGCTGCTATATTTGACAAAGCAACTTGCGATCATTTTGTGATGTATGATAAAAGTATAAAACTTGCTGATCAAATAAAATATCCTGAGGAAGATTATGCTATAGCTTTTAGAAAAGAAGAAAATATATTTTTAAATGAAGTAAATAAGGCTTTATCACAAATAATGACTAATGGCTTATATAATAAATTAATAGAAAAGCATTTGGGCAGTAATTAA